A part of Bacillus rossius redtenbacheri isolate Brsri chromosome 1, Brsri_v3, whole genome shotgun sequence genomic DNA contains:
- the LOC134528406 gene encoding probable chitinase 10: MRAFAVVAVLLVAYAQADVTELTQAQVDALSAEELQAITQEQWGIISSRWCSPLFASYAKSQYLPDRTNCHYYYECVGYKAVRMECAANLYWNTKLSTCDFPYRAGCSYGSAAQPAQIQPAKPAQSQPAKPAQGQQAVPNQHLPIQPAGTNDNGAIEIPIANNPVVVDPYKQ, translated from the exons CATTCGCAGTGGTAGCCGTGCTGCTGGTGGCCTACGCCCAGGCTGACGTCACCGAGCTGACACAAGCCCAGGTGGACGCGCTGTCTGCGGAGGAACTCCAGGCCATCACCCAGGAGCAGTGGGGCATCATCTCCTCCAGGTGGTGCAGTCCTCTCTTCGCCAGCTACGCCAAGTCCCAGTACCTGCCGGACCGCACCAACTGCCACTACTACTACGAGTGCGTGGGCTACAAGGCGGTGAGGATGGAGTGTGCCGCCAACCTCTACTGGAACACCAAG CTGAGCACGTGCGACTTCCCGTACCGCGCGGGCTGCAGCTACGGCAGCGCCGCCCAGCCCGCCCAGATCCAGCCGGCCAAGCCCGCCCAGAGCCAGCCGGCCAAGCCCGCCCAGGGCCAGCAGGCCGTGCCCAACCAGCACCTGCCCATCCAGCCGGCCGGCACCAACGACAACGGCGCCATCGAGATCCCCATCGCCAACAACCCCGTCGTCGTCGACCCGTACAAGCAGTAA